A segment of the Terribacillus aidingensis genome:
TGCTTTAGCGTGAAGCATTTCTGCTGACTCCAAATAGTAAGAGACAAGCTGTGTCAGCGGCATATAAGCAGTTTCTACCTCTGGCAAAGAAATCCTCGTATTTATTCCCCGGATTTCTTCAAGCTCTGTTTGAGTCAGGGGCGGTGTCTTCGTTTCCGAAAGAGCAGCCCACGCCTCCCGGGGAAAATGATAATAAGGTTTGTATGTATGCATGATTACCCTCAACTTCTGTCTGCGGATTTGAGAAATAGTGCAAAGTAAAAACGGTTACAAATACTTTTCCATTTTACTACGACAAAATTTAATAATCCAGAGCTGAATCTTGGGGTATAGAAGAGTGGGTATTTCTTGCATAACTTGTATATACAAGTTATGCTATTGTTGTATTCGCTTACATTACAAAACTAGGTGAGGTGGCAGAAGTGGATCTAAGACAACAGGCAGAAGAAATACTGGCAGCACTTGGAGGGAAAGAGAATATCCAAGCTGCAACACATTGCGTCACGCGGCTACGGCTGGCGTTGGCCGATGAGAGTAAAGTAGATAAAGATGCACTGCAGAACATTGATGTTGTAAAGGGTTCTTTTTCAGCGAATAACCAGTATCAGGTTGTTATCGGTCAAGGTACGGTGGATAAAGTATATAAAGAGTTCATTCAGGTTGCCGAAGTCGGGGAATCTACAAAGGATGAAGTGAAGGAAACGGCAAGTAAGAAGGGTAATCCGCTGCAAAGAGCATTAAAAACGCTTGGCGACATTTTCATTCCCATTTTGCCGGCTATCGTAACTGCGGGTTTATTGCTAGGTATTCATAACATCTTAAATAATCCAGGTATCTTCTTCGACAATGCATCAATCATTGAGGTTTATCCGCAATGGGCGGGTATTGCTGATATGATTTATGTAATCGCTAACACGGCCTTTGCCTTCCTGCCGGCACTGATAGGCTGGTCGGCAGTCAAGAAATTCGGAGGCAGTCCGCTGCTAGGGATGGTGCTCGGATTGGCATTGATTCATCCGTCCCTATTGAATCCGACTGATTATGCTAGCGCTGCCCTGGAAGGAAATGCGCCAGTATGGAATCTGTTCGGACTGGAGATCCAGCGTATCGGATATCAAGGGCAAGTGCTGCCGGTACTTTTCGCAGCATGGGTCTTAGCTAAAATAGAAATATTCCTTCGTCGTAAAGTACCAGATAGTTTTCAGCTGCTCGTTGTCGCTCCTGTAGCACTACTGCTTACTGGTATTGTAAGCTTCATCGTAATCGGGCCAATTATGTTCATCGTTGGAAATGCCATTACAGATGGCTTCGTAGCTGTATTCGATACAGTCGCTCCAGTTGGCGGTTTACTGTACGGTGCTCTTTATGGAGCTTTGGTCGTTACCGGATTGCACCATACATTCCTTGCGTTGGATTTACAGCTGATTGCTAATACAGGTGCAACCTTCTTATGGCCGATACTGGCATTGTCGAATATATCCCAAGGTTCTGCAACGCTTGGTGTGATGCTGGCAACGAAGGATGAGAAGCTGAGAGGGTTATCACTGACGTCTTGGATCAGTGCTTGGCTCGGCGTAACAGAACCAGCAGTGTTCGGTGTGAATCTGCGATTCCGTTATCCATTCTTCCTTGCTCTTGGAGCTTCGGCTGTCGCTGGGACATTCATTGCCTGGAGAGGTGTGGAGGCAAGTTCGGTAGGAATCGGCGGTGTACCGGGTATCTTTTCTATACTGCCGGTGAGCTGGGGAGCCTTTGCAATCGGTATGGGAATAGTCATTGTGGTGCCGTTCGTCACAACGTATCTAGTAGCTAAAAGAAAAAAGAATGTGTAATCAAGGAAAGGAGATTATAATGCGCGAACCATGGTGGAAGAGAAGTACTGTATATCAAATTTACCCGAAAAGCTTTCATGATACGACAGGCAATGGAATGGGGGATTTGCAGGGAATAATCGAAAAGCTCGATTATTTGAAGGAGCTCGGTATTGATATGGTGTGGCTGACGCCAATCTACCGATCGCCGCAGCGTGATAATGGGTATGATATCAGTGATTATTACGAGATTGAACCTGCTTACGGTACGATGGAAGATGTGGAAAGATTAATAGGGGAATTGCATGAGCGTGATATGAAGCTGATGATGGATATCGTCATCAATCACACCTCAACTGATCACGAATGGTTCCGCCAGGCGAAATCTTCAAAGGATAATCCTTACCGTGATTATTATATTTGGCGAGATCCGCACGATGGCGCAGAACCGAATAACTGGGTATCCAAGTTTGGAGGTAATGCCTGGAGTTTAGAGGAACATACGAATCAGTATTATTTACATCTTTTCGACAAGACGCAGGCGGATCTTAACTGGGAGAATGAAAAGGTGCGGAAAGATTTGTTCAAGATGATGAATTTCTGGGCAGAGAAGGGTCTTGATGGATTCCGTCTGGATGTTATCAACCTTGTTTCAAAAGTCCAGAGCCTACCCTATGATCATGATGCCCCAGATGGTCAATTTGGGAAAGAGTACTACACAGACGGACCTCGAATCCACGAATTCATGCATGAAATGAACCAGGAAGTTTTCACACCTCATAGTCTAGTAACAGTTGGCGAGATGTCGTCTACTAGCTTGGCTTCTTGCCAGCAGTATACAAAACCAGATGCCGAGGAGTTGAGTATGACATTCAATTTCCACCATCTGAAGGTGGATTATGATAACGGAATGAAGTGGACAGATGGTAAGCTGGAGTTCATTAAGCTGAAGCAGATTTTATCTGACTGGCAAATCGGTATGCATGAGGTAGGTGGCTGGAATGCCCTCTTCTGGTGCAATCATGATCAGCCGCGTATTGTCAGCAGGTTCGGAGATGACGGTCAATACTGGAAGGAATCAGCAAAGATGCTGGCAACCGTTCTGCACATGATGCAAGGAACTCCTTATATTTATCAAGGAGAAGAGATTGGAATGACCGACCCGAAGTTTTCTAACATCGAAGATTATAAGGATGTAGAAACCCACAATGCATTTCAAGCCCTCAAAGAGGATGGTATGGGCAGTGAACTAGCCTTGAGAATCATCCAGCGCCGCTCCCGGGATAATTCGCGGACTCCGATGCAGTGGAACCAAGAAAAAAATGCTGGCTTTACTGATGGAAATCCGTGGATTGCAGTGGCATCGAATTATGCTGATATCAACGTTGAAAAGGCGCTGCAGGATGATGATTCGATTTTCTATCATTATCAAAAGCTGATTAGATTGCGGAAGGAATATGCTATCATAACCCATGGAGACTATGAACCGATATGTATGGATGATGATCGTGTCTTCTGTTATGAACGGAAGTGGAATGGTGAAAAATTGCTTGTCGTAGCGAATTTCTTTGGAGAGACAGCAGAATTTTCCTATCCGAAAGAACACATGGCAAAAGCAGAAATCCTGCTTTCCAATTATGCTGATAGTCCGTCAGATTACAGAAAGATACGGCTTCGCCCGTACGAAGCGGTCATTTACCATAGTAAAGCGTAAAGGCCTGATAGGGATGGAGAAGAAGTTTCAAACAATCTATGATTTGTTAGCAAGAGAAATCCAAACAGAGAAAATCAAGGCAGGACAGCTGCTGCCTTCTGAAAACGAACTGACGGAGAGATTTGCGACATCCAGGGAAACGGTTCGCAAAGCCTTGCAATTGCTGTCCCAAAATGGGTACATCCAAAAGCTGCAAGGAAAAGGCTCGGTCGTGCTTGAACAGGATAAGCTGCCTTTGCCGGTCAGCGGATTGACGAGCTTCAAGGAGCTGGCCCGCTCGATGTCGCAGAAGGTGGAGACATATGTATCGTCACTTTCTAGTAAGGAAGCGAGTGGCATTACCCAACAGCTGCTGCAATGTGAGGAAGGTGCGCCTGTATGGGAGCTTCATCGTTTGCGTAAGCTGGATGGCGAAGCGGTCATCTATGATAAAGATTTACTGTTGAAGGAACTTGCTCCTGGTTTAACAGAAGAAATAGCAGCTGACTCAATCTATGATTATCTGGAACAGGATCTAGGGTTATCCATTAGTTATGCAAAGAAAGAAGTTGTCGTTGAAGAAGCTCATGCGGAAGATAAAGCAATAATGGATTTGGGAAGTTATCAACAGCTTGTCGTAGTGCGCAGTGCAGTTTATCTTGAAGATACAACTTTATTCCAATATACCGAGTCGAAGCATCGACCGGACAAGTTTCGTTTTGTCGATTTTGCTCGAAGAACAAAATGAGAAATAAATAAAATGTGCATAGCTTAAAGGCTATGCACATTTTATTGTGGGTAAAGAGAAGCTTGTACACAGAAAAATTCTGTTTGTTCACATAATTTGTGTGTAACGCAAGTTATGCACAGAAAAATTTGACGAATGCTGGTGCAATCCATTTTATCCACAGGTGGATATCATTTAAGGGCGAATCCGCTTGCCTAAAATAACTAAATCCCGCTCGATGCCATCTAATTCGGCTACGTTCGGCATATCAGCCCAGCGCTCAAATCCGAAACGCTCAAAAAGTTTAATGCTCGGTTCATTATGTCCAAAAACGAAACCTAGAACGGTCTTGAAATCCAATGCTTCAGACTGGTCTAGAACGAACTGGAGCATATCTTTTCCTAATCCTTTTCCTCTGGCATCCTGATGAATATAGATGCTGACTTCCACCGTTTTGTGATAAGCTGCCCGGCCATAAAACGGCTCCAAGCTGATCCAGCCCAGTACGATTCCGTCTTCCTCCACGACCCAAAGCGGTCGCTGTTCTGTATGATGCTGGAACCAATCCAGTCTGCTTTCCACTGATATCTCTTCCAAGTCTGCGGTGACCATTCTGCCGGCAATCGTGGAATTATAAATGGAAACAATTGCGGGAAGATCGTGAAGTTCTGCGATGCGGTATTGCATGTCCATTCCCCCATGGTTTTTGACTAATTATACTAAACGGTTAGATAGAAGAATAGTCTGAATGAGTTTGGGGTACTAGGTAAGCAGGTGAAATGGCAGATGAGAGGATGTGGATTATGTATTCAGTAACATTCGGTAAATTGCTGCAATTCGCTGCTATCGGCTTAGTGATTGGCTTCATCATTGGTATGGTCGCTATGCTCGGCTTTGATTTAAACTTTATGGCTATGATTCTAAGTGTATTGCTCAGCATCATTGGAGCATTTGCGGCAGGTATGTACGCGGAGCTGTATCATATTAGGCAGGCAGTGAATGAACAGACGGAGAAGACATTGAAAAAAAGAGGGTAATAAGAAGTTTCGGCTGCTGCATATAGCGGCTGAACTTTTTTTTGATAAAATTTATTTCACATGTATGAAATAATAATGTATACTAATACTAGTAGAAAGCAGTAATTGGGGGTCTGTAAGTGGAAAGCAGAGATATGATTGATTTTATCGAATTAGTACGTAATGTCAATAAAGCGTTGCGTAAGGAATGGGATTTTCAGATTTCCGGACCGCAGCTTGTCTTGTTGAGGCTGTTAAAAAATAGCGGGCCGATGCGTATGTCTGATTTGGCTGAGGAAGTGGGTATCAGCTTTAGCGGGGCAACGAACTTAGGAAACCGCATGATCAAGGATGGCTACTTGGAGCGAATCCACTCAGAAAAGGATCGTCGGGTTGTCATGCTTGCAATTACGCAAAAGGGATCTGACTTCTATGAGAGTTTTTCTGGAGCAAGGGACAAAGCATTCAGTTCTTTCCTCGGTAAACTAACAGAAGAGGAGAAAAACGAGTTCATCCGGCTCAGCCGTAAAATGCTCGCTGATTAATAGAAAGGGGATGTGTGTATGTCGGACATTCGAAATGAAACGATACCCGATGGACACGAAATCGAACAAGCGGAAAATGAAATCAAGGAAGACGCACATAGTATAAAACGGATATTCAAGCAACCGAAGGCAGCATGGGCGGTTGCTTTTGCATGTGTCGTTGCATTTATGGGGATTGGTCTTGTCGATCCGATTCTTCCATCAATCGCTGCACAGATGGATGCAACGCCGAGTCAAGTAGAATTATTATTCACGAGTTATTTGCTCGTTACCGGAATCATGATGCTGATCACAGGCTGGTTATCCAGCCGGATCGGTCCGAAAATGACACTGCTCATTGGGTTGGTCATCATTATATTATTCTCCACTTTAGGAGGATTAGCCGGCAGTGTGGATGAATTGGTCGGCCTTCGTGCGGGCTGGGGGCTAGGTAATGCATTATTTATCTCCACAGCACTTGCCGTAATCGTCAGTGTTGCCAGCGGTGGTTCAGCAGTAGCCATCATGCTTTATGAAGCAGCTCTTGGATTAGGGATGTCAGTCGGACCGCTTCTGGGCGGACTGCTTGGATCCATCCATTGGCGTGCACCTTTCTTTGGTGTGGCGGTATTGATGCTGATCGGATTGCTGGCGGTGTGGATATTGCTGACAGATGTACCAAAACCAGCGAAGAAAATTCCGCTTTCAGCACCATTCCAGGCATTGCGTCACCCGGGGCTTTTGACGATAGGGTTGACAGCTTTATTTTATAACTTCGGTTTCTTTACGTTGCTGACATATTCACCGTTTGTCTTGAATCTCGGTGAATTCGGTATCGGATTCGTCTTCTTTGTTTGGGGAGTCATGCTGGCAATTGGGTCGATCTTTATAGCACCTTCTTTCGAAACGAAGCTAGGCACGAAAAGATCACTTAGTTTGGTAATGGTGGGTATCATCATTACGTTGGCTTTGATGGGGATTGGCGCAGATTGGCCAGTATTCCTGATAGTGATGATTGCATTAATGGGATTATTACTTGGTATTAACAATACGGTCATGACAACAGCTGTTATGGAAGTCTCGCCGGTTGAGCGTTCTACAGCATCAGCTGCATATAGTTTCCTGCGTTTCACCGGTGGTTCGATTTCACCATGGCTCGCGGGAAAAGTGTCGGAGCATATTTCGATTGGAGCTCCATACTATGTCGCGGCAGCGGCGGTGCTCGTCGGATTGCTGTTATTCACTGCTAGAAGAGGTGCAATGGATCGTTTGAGTTAAGAGAAAGGCCATGATCATTTGATCATGGCCTTTTCTGTGTACATGAAACGATAAAATTAAGGGTCATTCCTGGAAACTTGCCTGGTTTATAGGGAAGGATAAATATAACTTTCTTGAATCAAGAAGGAGTTCGAGTACTGCTTGCAGAAAAAGAGAAATTAGGATGACGTAAGTTGAGGAAGCATAACATGCTCACAGTTAATGGGTTTTGACTAGCAAGAGCTAAGATAGGCAGTCGTGACGGATAGTATAAAACCGGTAATGTATGAATATAAAAAAGCAGAACTAGAAGTAGTTCTGCTTTTTCCTTATAGGTCGATTGTATAAACGTTATTTTTGTTCACATTCTTCAAATATATCTTGTCTGGCTTGATTTCCAGTACAACATAATCTGGATCATTTGGTCCGTCAAGCCAAGCGCTGAAGCTATCCTTCCAAAGCTGCTGTTTCAGCTCCGAAGATTCACTGACTTTTGCTTCAGCCTCGATTTCAACATACTCATCTCCGACGCCGTCGCCGTTATATCCTAGCAGGATATGGACGTTATGATTGTTTTCGATATCGTCCACCTTGTGTGAACTGCCGCTTGTTGCGCAATATAATGTATATCCTTCGTTGAAGAAGGCCATATAGCGAGTATAAGGCTTACCACCTTGAACGGTAGCAAGTGTGCCGATCTTTTGATTTTCCAGGATCTGTTCCACATGTTTTCTTACTTCTGCTTGTTCCATCATGATCTCCTCCTTCTGATTTCTAAAGGTAGTATCCCTTTTTTGGCAGCTTATTAAACCCGAAAAAAGGGAAGTGTATATGGAGTGGAAGAAGACTCGTCTAAAAGCCAACTAATGGAGGGAATCGTATGACTAAGATGCAGGAAGAGAAAAAACCACAAACAAAGTGCCAGTCAGAATTTGGCGAGTTAAAGCATGTTGTTGTCTGTCCGCCGGCATATATGGAAATACGCAAAGTCATTAACGAAACACAAAAGCATTATCTGAATCATAATATCGATCAAGATTTAGCTATGAAACAGCATACTGACTTTGTAAAAGCTTTACGGGATCACGGAGTGGATGTGATGTCACTGCCGGCTCATGAGCAGTTTAATGAACAAGTATATACCCGGGATATCGGTTTTTGTATAGGAGATACATTATTTACTGCAAATATGGGTGATGAAATACGCAAAGGGGAAACGAAAATACTTCGGGAATGGCTGGAAAAACAAGGACTTACATACAAGATGGTAGATGAGGGAACAATTGAAGGCGGTGATGTCGTTGTTGACCGTCAGCGTGTATGGATTGGCCTCAGTAAACGGACAGATGAGAAAGCCATACAGCAAGTACAGCAGCTGCTGCCGGAATATGAAGTGATCCCAGTAAGGATTCGTGAGGATATCCTTCATTTGGATTGTGTCTTCAATTTGGTCCGGGATGACCTGGCAATTCTTTACCCCGATGCTTTTGAACAGGACGATCTAGAACGTTTCCGTAAACTGTACAACACAATCGAAATTTCGGAAGAAGAACAATTCTATATGGGTACGAATATCCTTTCCTTTGCACCTGATAAGCTATTGAGCCTGCCTTCAAATAAGCGGGTCAATGAGGCATTGCGTGAGGAAGGAGTGACAGTAATCGAAGTAAACTTCTCGGAAATCATCAAGTCCGGCGGTTCTTTCCGATGCTGTTCCCTCCCGCTGCAGCGCCAATGAACGTATAAAAAAGAAAGAAATAAATATCCTAAGGTTTGGCTGGTATGAGCGGATTGCTTTACTTCTGTTCCAAGCCTTTAGCATAATAAAATGTGGAGGCGATCAGATTGGATAATTTTACGTTTTATAACCCAACAAAATTGATTTTCGGTAAAGACCAATTAGATAAATTGAAAGAAGAAATTCCTGCATATGGCAAGAAAGTATTGCTTGTCTATGGCGGCGGAAGCATTAAGCGCAGCGGCTTGTATGAAAAGGTATTGAAAGAACTAGAAGAAATCGGTGCAGAAGTATTCGAACTTTCTGGAGTGGAACCAAACCCGCGTGTTTCTACTGCGCGTAAAGGTGTGGAAATCTGCAAAACAGAAGGAATCGATGTATTGCTTGCAGTTGGCGGCGGAAGTGTAATCGACTGTACGAAAGCTATTGCAGCAGGTGCGAAGTATGATGGAGATGTATGGGATATCGTAACCAAAAAAGCATTCGCAGACGATGCTCTTCCATTCGGTACTGTACTCACCCTTGCAGCGACAGGTTCTGAAATGAACTCCGGTTCTGTTATCACGAACTGGGAAACAAATGAAAAGTACGGCTGGGGAAGTCCTCATACATTCCCGAAATTCTCTATCCTGGATCCGCAGAACACATTCACTGTACCGCGTGATCAGACGATCTACGGTATCGTCGACATGATGTCACACGTATTGGAGCATTATTTCCATACAACAACGAATACAGAATTGCAGGATCGCTTCTGTGAATCCCTATTGCTTACGGTAATGGAAACAGGACCGAAGCTGCTTGATGATCTGGAAAATTACGATTACCGTGCAGCTATCCTTTACAGCGGAACAATGGCTTTGAACGGCGTATTGAACATGGGCTATCGCGGCGACTGGGCAACACATAACCTTGAGCACGCTGTATCTGCTGTGCATGACATTCCGCATGGCGGTGGTCTGGCAATTCTATTCCCGAACTGGATGAAGCATGTACTCGACGATGAGACTGCACCGCGCTTTAAACAGCTTGCTGTCCGTGTCTTCGGTATCGATCCAACAGGCAAAACGGATAAAGAAGCTGCACTTGAAGGAATTGATGCATTACGTGCTTTCTGGAACAGCATTGATGCACCAGCTACGCTTCGCGACTATGATATTTCCGAAGACAGCTTGGAATTGATGGCTGAAAAAGCATACGCGAACGGCGAGTTCGGCGGCTATCGCAAACTGAATAAAGAAGATTCACTTGAGATCTACAAAGCATCTTTCTGATTATCAGAAGAGAGCCTGCGCATATATGCGCAGGCTCTTTTTTAGGAGCTTACCATCGTACCGCCGTTCACATGAATGATCTGACCAGTTACATAAGAGGAATCTTCAGAAGCTAGGTAAACATAGGCTGGAGCAAGCTCATAAGGCTGACCGGCACGTTTCATTGGTACATCCTGC
Coding sequences within it:
- the treP gene encoding PTS system trehalose-specific EIIBC component; amino-acid sequence: MDLRQQAEEILAALGGKENIQAATHCVTRLRLALADESKVDKDALQNIDVVKGSFSANNQYQVVIGQGTVDKVYKEFIQVAEVGESTKDEVKETASKKGNPLQRALKTLGDIFIPILPAIVTAGLLLGIHNILNNPGIFFDNASIIEVYPQWAGIADMIYVIANTAFAFLPALIGWSAVKKFGGSPLLGMVLGLALIHPSLLNPTDYASAALEGNAPVWNLFGLEIQRIGYQGQVLPVLFAAWVLAKIEIFLRRKVPDSFQLLVVAPVALLLTGIVSFIVIGPIMFIVGNAITDGFVAVFDTVAPVGGLLYGALYGALVVTGLHHTFLALDLQLIANTGATFLWPILALSNISQGSATLGVMLATKDEKLRGLSLTSWISAWLGVTEPAVFGVNLRFRYPFFLALGASAVAGTFIAWRGVEASSVGIGGVPGIFSILPVSWGAFAIGMGIVIVVPFVTTYLVAKRKKNV
- the treC gene encoding alpha,alpha-phosphotrehalase, with protein sequence MREPWWKRSTVYQIYPKSFHDTTGNGMGDLQGIIEKLDYLKELGIDMVWLTPIYRSPQRDNGYDISDYYEIEPAYGTMEDVERLIGELHERDMKLMMDIVINHTSTDHEWFRQAKSSKDNPYRDYYIWRDPHDGAEPNNWVSKFGGNAWSLEEHTNQYYLHLFDKTQADLNWENEKVRKDLFKMMNFWAEKGLDGFRLDVINLVSKVQSLPYDHDAPDGQFGKEYYTDGPRIHEFMHEMNQEVFTPHSLVTVGEMSSTSLASCQQYTKPDAEELSMTFNFHHLKVDYDNGMKWTDGKLEFIKLKQILSDWQIGMHEVGGWNALFWCNHDQPRIVSRFGDDGQYWKESAKMLATVLHMMQGTPYIYQGEEIGMTDPKFSNIEDYKDVETHNAFQALKEDGMGSELALRIIQRRSRDNSRTPMQWNQEKNAGFTDGNPWIAVASNYADINVEKALQDDDSIFYHYQKLIRLRKEYAIITHGDYEPICMDDDRVFCYERKWNGEKLLVVANFFGETAEFSYPKEHMAKAEILLSNYADSPSDYRKIRLRPYEAVIYHSKA
- the treR gene encoding trehalose operon repressor encodes the protein MEKKFQTIYDLLAREIQTEKIKAGQLLPSENELTERFATSRETVRKALQLLSQNGYIQKLQGKGSVVLEQDKLPLPVSGLTSFKELARSMSQKVETYVSSLSSKEASGITQQLLQCEEGAPVWELHRLRKLDGEAVIYDKDLLLKELAPGLTEEIAADSIYDYLEQDLGLSISYAKKEVVVEEAHAEDKAIMDLGSYQQLVVVRSAVYLEDTTLFQYTESKHRPDKFRFVDFARRTK
- a CDS encoding N-acetyltransferase family protein — translated: MQYRIAELHDLPAIVSIYNSTIAGRMVTADLEEISVESRLDWFQHHTEQRPLWVVEEDGIVLGWISLEPFYGRAAYHKTVEVSIYIHQDARGKGLGKDMLQFVLDQSEALDFKTVLGFVFGHNEPSIKLFERFGFERWADMPNVAELDGIERDLVILGKRIRP
- a CDS encoding MarR family transcriptional regulator, which encodes MESRDMIDFIELVRNVNKALRKEWDFQISGPQLVLLRLLKNSGPMRMSDLAEEVGISFSGATNLGNRMIKDGYLERIHSEKDRRVVMLAITQKGSDFYESFSGARDKAFSSFLGKLTEEEKNEFIRLSRKMLAD
- a CDS encoding MFS transporter; this encodes MSDIRNETIPDGHEIEQAENEIKEDAHSIKRIFKQPKAAWAVAFACVVAFMGIGLVDPILPSIAAQMDATPSQVELLFTSYLLVTGIMMLITGWLSSRIGPKMTLLIGLVIIILFSTLGGLAGSVDELVGLRAGWGLGNALFISTALAVIVSVASGGSAVAIMLYEAALGLGMSVGPLLGGLLGSIHWRAPFFGVAVLMLIGLLAVWILLTDVPKPAKKIPLSAPFQALRHPGLLTIGLTALFYNFGFFTLLTYSPFVLNLGEFGIGFVFFVWGVMLAIGSIFIAPSFETKLGTKRSLSLVMVGIIITLALMGIGADWPVFLIVMIALMGLLLGINNTVMTTAVMEVSPVERSTASAAYSFLRFTGGSISPWLAGKVSEHISIGAPYYVAAAAVLVGLLLFTARRGAMDRLS
- a CDS encoding pyridoxamine 5'-phosphate oxidase family protein, whose amino-acid sequence is MMEQAEVRKHVEQILENQKIGTLATVQGGKPYTRYMAFFNEGYTLYCATSGSSHKVDDIENNHNVHILLGYNGDGVGDEYVEIEAEAKVSESSELKQQLWKDSFSAWLDGPNDPDYVVLEIKPDKIYLKNVNKNNVYTIDL
- a CDS encoding dimethylarginine dimethylaminohydrolase family protein; protein product: MTKMQEEKKPQTKCQSEFGELKHVVVCPPAYMEIRKVINETQKHYLNHNIDQDLAMKQHTDFVKALRDHGVDVMSLPAHEQFNEQVYTRDIGFCIGDTLFTANMGDEIRKGETKILREWLEKQGLTYKMVDEGTIEGGDVVVDRQRVWIGLSKRTDEKAIQQVQQLLPEYEVIPVRIREDILHLDCVFNLVRDDLAILYPDAFEQDDLERFRKLYNTIEISEEEQFYMGTNILSFAPDKLLSLPSNKRVNEALREEGVTVIEVNFSEIIKSGGSFRCCSLPLQRQ
- a CDS encoding iron-containing alcohol dehydrogenase, yielding MDNFTFYNPTKLIFGKDQLDKLKEEIPAYGKKVLLVYGGGSIKRSGLYEKVLKELEEIGAEVFELSGVEPNPRVSTARKGVEICKTEGIDVLLAVGGGSVIDCTKAIAAGAKYDGDVWDIVTKKAFADDALPFGTVLTLAATGSEMNSGSVITNWETNEKYGWGSPHTFPKFSILDPQNTFTVPRDQTIYGIVDMMSHVLEHYFHTTTNTELQDRFCESLLLTVMETGPKLLDDLENYDYRAAILYSGTMALNGVLNMGYRGDWATHNLEHAVSAVHDIPHGGGLAILFPNWMKHVLDDETAPRFKQLAVRVFGIDPTGKTDKEAALEGIDALRAFWNSIDAPATLRDYDISEDSLELMAEKAYANGEFGGYRKLNKEDSLEIYKASF